In Candidatus Atribacteria bacterium, the following proteins share a genomic window:
- a CDS encoding diguanylate cyclase: SFSIGFSCYNPSNPLSIKELIKIADENMYEEKKRKKRDH; encoded by the coding sequence TAAGCTTTAGTATTGGTTTTTCCTGCTATAATCCCTCTAACCCTTTATCTATAAAAGAATTAATCAAAATAGCTGATGAGAATATGTATGAAGAGAAAAAAAGAAAAAAAAGAGA